Proteins encoded in a region of the Malaciobacter mytili LMG 24559 genome:
- the gatA gene encoding Asp-tRNA(Asn)/Glu-tRNA(Gln) amidotransferase subunit GatA produces the protein MITLKEALQLSSEEIKNLREELKTKIKKSNIGAYVEQLTNSDISISGEGIPIAIKDNINVKNWEITCSSNILKGYVSPYNATVIENLEKAGLSAFGRTNMDEFAMGSSTESSCYGKTLNPVDNSKVPGGSSGGSAAAVAGGIAIAALGTDTGGSIRQPAAYCGCVGMKPTYGRVSRYGITAYSSSLDQCGPITQNVEDAAILYDIISGHDVKDSTSANIEYTKVSENLNSDRKLTIAVIENFIEQASSEVKNGFNKAVEALKEAGHTIVYKNMVDTSKILSSYYIVATAEASANLSRFDGVRYGNRKGNGGLKDMYTQTKSQGFGPEVQKRIMLGSFVLSSGYYDAYYIKAQKVRHLIKDEYEEIFKEADLILSPVSPTTAPEFGSFKTSLEMYLSDIYTISINLAGLPAISLPVDKDNSGMPVGVQLIGKAYDEQTVFDGALSLEKTVNYTK, from the coding sequence TTGATAACTCTAAAAGAAGCACTACAACTAAGTAGTGAGGAAATTAAAAACTTAAGAGAAGAATTAAAAACAAAGATTAAAAAGAGTAATATAGGTGCTTATGTAGAACAATTAACAAATAGTGATATCTCAATTTCTGGTGAAGGTATTCCTATTGCTATTAAAGATAATATAAATGTTAAAAATTGGGAAATTACTTGCTCTAGTAATATTTTAAAAGGTTATGTATCTCCTTATAATGCTACTGTTATTGAAAATCTTGAAAAAGCTGGTTTAAGTGCTTTTGGTAGAACTAATATGGATGAATTTGCAATGGGAAGTTCAACAGAATCTTCTTGTTATGGAAAAACTTTAAATCCAGTTGATAACTCAAAAGTTCCAGGTGGAAGTAGTGGAGGTAGTGCTGCTGCTGTTGCAGGTGGGATTGCTATTGCTGCATTAGGAACAGATACAGGTGGGAGTATTAGACAACCTGCTGCTTATTGTGGTTGTGTTGGTATGAAACCAACTTATGGAAGAGTTTCAAGATATGGAATCACTGCTTATTCATCATCTTTAGACCAATGTGGACCAATAACTCAAAATGTTGAAGATGCTGCTATTTTATATGATATTATTTCTGGTCATGATGTAAAAGACTCAACTTCTGCTAATATTGAATATACAAAAGTTAGTGAAAATTTAAATAGTGATAGAAAACTTACAATTGCAGTAATTGAAAACTTTATTGAACAAGCAAGTAGTGAAGTTAAAAATGGATTTAATAAAGCAGTTGAAGCATTAAAAGAGGCTGGACATACAATTGTTTATAAAAATATGGTAGATACTTCAAAAATACTTTCTTCATACTATATTGTTGCAACTGCAGAAGCTAGTGCGAATTTAAGTAGATTTGATGGTGTAAGATATGGAAATAGAAAAGGAAATGGTGGCTTAAAAGATATGTACACTCAAACAAAATCTCAAGGTTTTGGTCCTGAAGTACAAAAAAGAATTATGCTAGGAAGCTTTGTATTAAGTTCTGGATATTATGATGCTTATTATATTAAAGCTCAAAAAGTTCGACATTTAATTAAAGATGAGTATGAAGAGATTTTTAAAGAGGCAGATTTAATTTTATCTCCTGTATCTCCTACAACTGCTCCAGAATTTGGAAGCTTTAAAACTTCATTAGAGATGTATTTAAGTGATATTTATACAATTTCTATTAACTTAGCAGGTCTTCCAGCTATCTCACTTCCTGTTGATAAAGATAATAGTGGAATGCCAGTTGGTGTTCAATTAATTGGTAAAGCATATGATGAACAAACAGTATTTGATGGTGCTTTATCTTTAGAAAAAACAGTTAACTATACAAAATAA
- a CDS encoding exopolyphosphatase: protein MAEKKFRLVTRSDMDGLVCGTLLKYLGIIDEITFVHPKDMQDGKVEITSNDITTNLPYVEGVYLAFDHHFSETLRNEKRDNHIINADAPSAAEVVYQYYGGDEKFPSKFRPMMEASNKADSAAFTIDDILNPKGWELLSFLMDSRTGLGRFRDFRVSNYQLMMDLIDYCKDHDINDILSLTDVKERVDLYFKYEEEFKEQLKRCTKVYKNLLVIDYRDEEIIYPGNRFMVYAMYPEANISIHAVWGKDKQNVVYSIGKSIINKTSNTNVGELMLKYGGGGHKAAGGCQPNHEEAPKVLEELIKKINADG from the coding sequence ATGGCTGAAAAAAAGTTTAGATTAGTAACTAGAAGTGATATGGATGGACTAGTTTGTGGTACTTTACTTAAGTATTTAGGTATTATTGATGAAATTACTTTTGTACATCCTAAAGATATGCAAGATGGTAAAGTTGAAATTACTTCAAATGATATAACTACAAATCTACCTTATGTAGAAGGTGTATATTTAGCTTTTGACCACCATTTTAGTGAAACACTAAGAAATGAAAAAAGAGATAATCATATAATTAATGCAGATGCTCCAAGTGCAGCAGAAGTTGTTTATCAATATTATGGGGGAGATGAAAAATTTCCTTCTAAATTTAGACCAATGATGGAAGCTTCAAACAAAGCTGATAGTGCTGCTTTTACAATTGATGATATTTTAAATCCAAAAGGATGGGAGCTTTTAAGTTTCCTAATGGATAGTAGAACAGGACTTGGTAGATTTAGAGATTTTAGAGTTTCAAACTATCAATTAATGATGGATTTAATTGATTATTGTAAAGACCATGATATAAATGATATTTTATCACTTACTGATGTAAAAGAGAGAGTTGATTTATACTTTAAATATGAAGAAGAGTTTAAAGAACAACTAAAAAGATGTACAAAAGTTTATAAAAATCTTTTAGTAATTGATTATAGAGATGAAGAGATAATTTATCCTGGAAATAGATTTATGGTATATGCAATGTATCCTGAAGCAAATATTTCTATTCATGCTGTTTGGGGAAAAGATAAACAAAATGTAGTTTATAGTATAGGTAAATCAATTATTAATAAAACTTCAAATACAAATGTAGGTGAATTAATGCTTAAATATGGCGGTGGAGGTCATAAAGCAGCAGGTGGTTGTCAGCCAAACCATGAAGAAGCACCAAAAGTTTTAGAAGAATTAATTAAAAAAATAAATGCAGATGGTTAA
- a CDS encoding HIT family protein yields MSYIYINELIKIEIEESEIPWLKIFTIQNYKEFSQCPKEVKEEICSKLDIIEKEMIKYFNPAKINIASFGNYVPHVHFHIMARFKEDSFFPEPMWGKKQRVANLNLPSFEEFFKLLKDKLN; encoded by the coding sequence ATGTCTTATATATATATAAATGAATTAATTAAAATAGAAATTGAAGAGAGTGAAATTCCTTGGCTTAAGATTTTTACTATACAAAACTACAAAGAATTTAGTCAATGTCCCAAAGAAGTAAAAGAAGAGATTTGCAGCAAGTTAGATATTATAGAAAAAGAGATGATAAAATATTTTAACCCAGCAAAAATAAATATTGCTTCATTTGGTAATTATGTACCTCATGTACATTTTCATATTATGGCAAGATTTAAAGAGGATTCTTTTTTCCCTGAACCAATGTGGGGTAAAAAACAAAGAGTTGCAAATTTAAATCTACCCTCTTTTGAGGAGTTTTTTAAGCTTTTAAAAGATAAGTTAAATTAA
- the rpmJ gene encoding 50S ribosomal protein L36 yields MKVRASVKKMCDKCKVIKRKGIVRVICDNKKHKQRQG; encoded by the coding sequence ATGAAAGTAAGAGCTTCAGTTAAAAAAATGTGTGATAAATGTAAAGTTATCAAAAGAAAAGGGATCGTAAGAGTAATTTGCGATAACAAAAAACACAAACAAAGACAAGGATAA
- a CDS encoding polysaccharide deacetylase family protein produces MKKLSISTIFILGFFFNLFANELEQITNYQVLNKSIINKGISYTILRSFSKNLNKYFLIVDETTLHTKVVNASSLKISEPSIKQTKYKKLLKQYSKEPFTLQNYGLKHINSNYIYLTADLCPSSKYGYEKEFINALISRHKKAVPITFFISGLWIEKHKNEFLELISYQKENKLDITWANHTFTHYYNPKEPLERNFLLSKNKDITNEILELEKLLLTYNITPSILFRFPGLVSNKQTALIVNSFGLIPVGSDTWLAKDEKINKGSIILIHANKNEPKGIEIAKKSLLENNNFSLHNILDNLK; encoded by the coding sequence ATGAAAAAACTTAGTATTTCAACTATATTTATCTTAGGCTTTTTTTTCAATCTTTTTGCAAATGAATTAGAGCAAATAACTAATTATCAAGTTCTAAATAAATCAATAATCAATAAAGGTATATCTTATACTATCTTGCGCTCTTTTAGTAAAAATTTAAATAAATATTTTTTAATTGTAGATGAAACTACTTTACATACAAAAGTTGTAAATGCCTCAAGTTTAAAAATAAGTGAACCAAGTATTAAACAAACCAAATATAAAAAGCTTTTAAAGCAGTATTCAAAAGAGCCTTTTACTTTACAAAACTATGGTTTAAAACATATTAATTCAAACTATATTTATCTTACTGCTGATTTATGTCCTTCTTCAAAATATGGATATGAAAAAGAGTTTATTAATGCTCTTATTTCTAGGCATAAAAAGGCAGTTCCTATTACATTTTTTATTTCTGGACTTTGGATAGAAAAACATAAAAATGAGTTTTTAGAGCTAATCTCTTATCAAAAAGAAAATAAACTAGATATTACTTGGGCAAATCATACTTTTACTCACTATTATAATCCTAAAGAACCCCTTGAAAGAAACTTCTTATTATCAAAAAATAAAGATATAACTAATGAAATATTAGAACTTGAAAAGTTGCTTTTAACTTATAATATAACCCCTTCTATTTTATTTAGATTTCCCGGATTAGTATCAAATAAACAAACTGCTTTAATAGTAAATAGTTTTGGTTTAATACCTGTTGGAAGCGATACTTGGCTTGCAAAAGATGAAAAGATTAATAAAGGAAGTATTATATTAATTCATGCTAATAAAAATGAACCAAAAGGAATAGAAATTGCCAAAAAATCACTACTTGAAAATAATAATTTTTCTCTTCATAATATATTAGATAATTTAAAATAA
- a CDS encoding acyl carrier protein phosphodiesterase, translated as MNWLAHIFLSEKNIDFQIGNYLADPLKGRVWEGASISLQKGMRIHKLIDSYTDSHILFKSSKERLGKKGLLKAVVVDLTYDYLLTKNWQNFSNISKELFLNEFYKQAMSNLPTLPLNAQTYLKRLIEFDLLNKYNSLEDLYKTFERVDKRISKRLLLRDKTINYFNIVSTNIENLEKDFLEFFPQLCNTVRENVDKSKLSHWKI; from the coding sequence ATGAATTGGCTAGCTCATATCTTTCTTTCTGAAAAAAATATTGATTTTCAAATTGGAAATTATCTTGCAGATCCACTAAAAGGTAGAGTTTGGGAAGGGGCAAGTATTTCTTTACAAAAAGGTATGAGAATTCATAAACTTATAGACTCTTATACAGACTCCCACATACTTTTTAAATCTAGCAAAGAAAGACTTGGAAAAAAAGGTTTATTAAAAGCAGTAGTAGTTGATCTTACTTATGATTATTTATTAACAAAAAATTGGCAAAACTTTTCAAATATTTCCAAAGAGTTATTTTTAAATGAATTTTATAAACAAGCAATGTCAAATCTTCCAACTCTTCCTTTAAATGCACAAACTTATTTAAAAAGATTAATTGAGTTTGATTTACTAAATAAATATAACTCTTTAGAAGACTTATACAAAACCTTTGAAAGAGTAGATAAAAGAATCTCAAAAAGACTTCTTTTAAGAGATAAAACAATAAATTATTTTAATATTGTATCAACAAATATTGAGAATCTTGAAAAAGATTTTTTAGAGTTTTTCCCTCAATTATGTAATACTGTTAGAGAAAATGTAGATAAATCAAAATTAAGCCATTGGAAGATTTAA
- the guaB gene encoding IMP dehydrogenase — protein sequence MKIRKRALTFEDVLLVPAKSEVLPKEVCLKTKLTKNISLNIPFVSAAMDTVTEYQAAIAMARLGGIGIVHKNMDIDAQVLQCKKVKKSESGMIIDPVTITPEQTLQDAEDIMASYKISGVPVVDENNTLLGILTNRDMRFTKDFSQLVKDKMTSMPLITAKEGTTLDEAADIMHQNKIEKLPIVNNDNKLIGLITIKDINKKREYPNANKDEFGRLRVGAAIGVGQIDRAKALVEVGVDVLVLDSAHGHSKGILDTVKAIKAELNVDIIAGNVATAEATRDLILAGADAVKVGIGPGSICTTRIVAGVGVPQISAIDECSQEGAKHSVPIIADGGIKYSGDVAKALAVGASSVMMGSALAGTDESPGEVILFQGRKFKSYRGMGSIGAMTKGSTDRYFQEGTAADKLVPEGIEGRVAYRGSIADIIHQFTGGLRSSMGYLGSKDIPTFQEKAEFVEITSAGLRESHVHDVTITNEAPNYHI from the coding sequence ATGAAAATTAGAAAAAGAGCATTGACATTTGAAGACGTTTTATTAGTACCAGCTAAATCAGAAGTATTACCTAAAGAGGTTTGTTTAAAGACAAAATTAACAAAAAACATTAGTTTAAATATCCCTTTTGTAAGTGCAGCTATGGATACGGTAACGGAGTATCAAGCTGCTATTGCAATGGCTAGATTAGGAGGCATTGGAATAGTTCATAAAAATATGGATATTGATGCTCAAGTATTACAATGCAAAAAAGTAAAAAAGAGCGAATCTGGTATGATTATTGATCCTGTTACAATTACACCAGAACAAACTTTACAAGATGCAGAAGATATTATGGCATCTTACAAAATCTCAGGTGTTCCTGTGGTAGATGAGAATAATACTTTATTAGGTATTCTAACAAATAGAGATATGAGATTTACAAAAGATTTCTCTCAATTAGTAAAAGATAAAATGACTTCTATGCCTCTTATTACTGCAAAAGAGGGTACAACATTAGACGAAGCTGCTGATATTATGCACCAAAATAAAATTGAAAAACTTCCAATTGTAAATAATGATAATAAACTAATCGGTCTTATTACTATTAAAGATATTAATAAAAAAAGAGAATATCCAAATGCAAATAAAGACGAGTTTGGAAGATTAAGAGTTGGTGCAGCAATTGGTGTAGGACAAATAGATAGAGCTAAAGCACTTGTAGAAGTGGGTGTTGATGTTTTAGTATTGGATTCTGCTCATGGTCACTCAAAAGGTATTTTAGATACTGTTAAAGCTATAAAAGCTGAATTAAATGTGGATATTATTGCAGGAAATGTTGCAACTGCTGAAGCTACAAGAGATTTAATTTTAGCTGGAGCTGATGCTGTTAAAGTTGGAATTGGACCTGGTTCTATTTGTACAACTAGAATTGTTGCTGGTGTTGGTGTTCCTCAAATCTCTGCTATTGATGAGTGTTCACAAGAGGGTGCTAAACACAGTGTTCCTATAATTGCTGATGGTGGTATTAAATACTCTGGTGATGTTGCAAAAGCATTAGCAGTAGGAGCTAGCTCAGTTATGATGGGAAGTGCTTTAGCAGGTACTGATGAAAGTCCTGGTGAAGTTATTTTATTCCAAGGAAGAAAATTTAAATCTTATAGAGGAATGGGAAGTATTGGTGCTATGACTAAAGGTAGTACAGATAGATATTTCCAAGAAGGAACAGCTGCTGATAAACTTGTACCTGAAGGTATTGAAGGAAGAGTTGCTTATAGAGGAAGTATTGCTGATATTATCCACCAATTTACAGGAGGATTAAGAAGCTCTATGGGGTATTTAGGAAGTAAAGATATTCCAACATTCCAAGAAAAAGCTGAATTTGTAGAGATTACAAGTGCAGGTCTTAGAGAGTCTCATGTACATGATGTAACTATTACAAATGAAGCTCCAAACTATCATATATAA
- a CDS encoding DNA-directed RNA polymerase subunit alpha: MKKFADTPFLPTEVEIEAISDTEAKISAYPFESGFAITLAHPLRRLLLSSSIGYAPIAVKIEGANHEFDSLRGMLEDIAIFIINLKNIKFKINSDEEQVIVEYSFDGPKEIKGADLANADVDVVSPDAHLATINSDCNLTFSIIIQKGIGYVPSEDIRDIVGPDYIPIDAFFTPVKKVVYDIEKMLVEDNPNYEKAVFTVQTNGQITPITAFKEAVSVMYSQMSVFNKVFDLSEVTVNDSGEEPVELKDLIVKIDDLNLSARSFNSLDRAGLKYLGELVLMSEVEVKNIKNLGKKSFDEIAEKLDSLGFPIDNTLPENIASALRRKLEQLKA, translated from the coding sequence ATGAAAAAGTTTGCAGACACACCGTTTTTACCGACAGAAGTTGAAATAGAAGCTATCAGTGATACTGAAGCTAAAATATCAGCATATCCATTTGAGAGTGGTTTTGCAATAACTTTAGCTCACCCTTTAAGAAGACTTCTATTAAGTAGCTCAATTGGATACGCTCCAATTGCAGTGAAAATAGAAGGTGCTAATCATGAGTTTGATTCTTTAAGAGGTATGCTTGAAGATATAGCTATTTTTATAATTAATCTTAAAAATATTAAGTTTAAAATCAATAGTGATGAAGAGCAAGTTATAGTAGAATATTCTTTTGATGGTCCAAAAGAGATTAAAGGTGCAGATTTAGCTAACGCTGATGTTGATGTTGTTAGTCCAGATGCACATTTAGCTACAATTAATAGTGATTGTAATTTAACTTTCTCAATTATTATTCAAAAAGGTATTGGTTATGTACCTTCTGAAGATATTAGAGATATAGTTGGACCTGATTACATTCCAATTGATGCATTCTTCACACCTGTAAAAAAAGTTGTTTATGATATTGAAAAAATGTTAGTTGAAGATAATCCTAACTATGAAAAAGCTGTATTTACTGTACAAACAAATGGTCAAATTACACCAATTACTGCATTTAAAGAAGCAGTATCTGTTATGTACTCTCAAATGTCAGTATTTAATAAAGTTTTTGATTTATCTGAAGTAACTGTAAATGATTCTGGTGAAGAGCCAGTTGAATTAAAAGACTTAATCGTAAAAATTGATGATTTAAATTTAAGTGCTAGAAGCTTTAACTCTTTAGATAGAGCAGGATTAAAATATCTTGGTGAATTAGTACTTATGAGTGAAGTAGAAGTTAAAAATATCAAAAACTTAGGAAAAAAATCTTTTGATGAGATAGCTGAGAAATTAGATTCACTAGGTTTCCCAATTGATAATACACTTCCAGAGAATATTGCGTCGGCTTTAAGAAGAAAGCTTGAACAATTAAAAGCATAG
- the rpsD gene encoding 30S ribosomal protein S4, whose translation MARYRGPVEKIERRLDADLGLKGERRLAGKSALEKRPYAPGQHGQRRAKISEYGLQLREKQKAKFMYGVSEKQFRKYFKEAARREGNTGANLITLIEQRLDNVVYRMGFATTRANARQFTTHGHVLVDGKKVNVPSYIVKPGQKIEIKEKSKSNPQVVRSLELTNQTGIVEWVDVDKDKVFGIFTRIPTREEVVIPVEERLIVELYSK comes from the coding sequence ATGGCAAGATATAGAGGACCAGTAGAAAAAATCGAAAGAAGACTTGATGCAGATCTTGGACTTAAAGGTGAGAGAAGATTAGCAGGTAAAAGTGCTTTAGAAAAAAGACCATATGCTCCAGGTCAGCATGGACAAAGAAGAGCAAAAATCTCTGAGTATGGTTTACAATTAAGAGAGAAACAAAAAGCTAAATTTATGTATGGTGTTTCTGAAAAACAATTCAGAAAATACTTTAAAGAAGCTGCAAGAAGAGAAGGTAATACAGGGGCTAACCTTATTACTTTAATTGAACAAAGATTAGATAACGTTGTATATAGAATGGGATTTGCTACAACTAGAGCAAATGCTAGACAATTTACAACTCATGGACATGTTTTAGTAGATGGGAAAAAAGTAAATGTTCCTTCTTACATTGTAAAACCTGGACAAAAAATTGAAATTAAAGAAAAATCTAAATCAAACCCACAAGTTGTTAGATCTTTAGAATTAACAAACCAAACTGGTATTGTTGAATGGGTTGATGTAGATAAAGATAAAGTATTTGGTATTTTTACAAGAATCCCTACAAGAGAAGAAGTAGTTATTCCTGTTGAAGAAAGATTAATCGTAGAGTTATATTCTAAATAA
- a CDS encoding type II toxin-antitoxin system antitoxin SocA domain-containing protein, which yields MDITKVANVILYMLHKQVKHLNDKKLSIMLFLMDFNHLKFCGKKIFGEEYIKSSRNPEPKVLGEIFDIIANGEDLEEEDERLYLIQELLDYLDIEVEEKEKFIELRFLKMEEEFDETLFTKDEMKTIHKIVETYFDTTTRNIANATFQIEEVRKTPKGEIII from the coding sequence ATGGATATAACAAAAGTTGCAAATGTTATACTTTATATGTTACATAAACAAGTAAAACATTTAAATGATAAAAAACTATCTATTATGTTGTTTTTAATGGATTTTAATCATCTAAAATTTTGTGGTAAAAAGATTTTTGGTGAGGAATATATAAAAAGTTCAAGAAACCCTGAACCAAAAGTTCTAGGTGAAATTTTTGATATTATTGCAAATGGTGAAGATTTAGAAGAAGAGGATGAAAGATTATATCTTATTCAAGAATTACTTGATTATTTAGATATTGAAGTGGAAGAAAAAGAAAAATTTATTGAACTTAGATTTTTAAAAATGGAAGAAGAGTTTGATGAAACTTTATTTACAAAAGATGAAATGAAAACTATACATAAAATTGTAGAAACATATTTTGATACAACTACAAGAAATATAGCAAATGCCACATTTCAAATAGAAGAAGTTAGAAAGACACCAAAGGGTGAAATAATTATATAA
- a CDS encoding LOG family protein, with the protein MKIAVFCGSSMGNNIKYLNATKALGKFFAQNNIDVVYGGGKVGLMGAIADSVMENGGKVYGVIPEKLKSKELAHTGITELHVVSTMHERKAMMAELADAFVTLPGGAGTLEEIFEAWTWAQLGYHNKPCAFYNVDGFYDKLFELINNMCECEFLKPEYSNMLIKTDNKEELLEAIKNYKAPLNKW; encoded by the coding sequence ATGAAAATAGCAGTTTTTTGTGGTTCAAGTATGGGAAATAATATAAAATATTTAAATGCTACAAAAGCTTTAGGAAAATTTTTTGCTCAAAATAATATTGATGTTGTTTATGGTGGAGGAAAAGTAGGACTTATGGGTGCTATTGCTGATTCTGTTATGGAAAATGGTGGAAAAGTTTATGGGGTAATTCCAGAAAAATTAAAAAGTAAAGAGTTAGCTCATACGGGTATTACTGAACTTCATGTGGTTTCAACAATGCATGAAAGAAAAGCTATGATGGCAGAACTTGCTGATGCTTTTGTTACACTTCCTGGTGGTGCAGGTACTTTAGAAGAGATATTTGAAGCTTGGACTTGGGCACAACTTGGTTATCATAATAAACCTTGTGCTTTTTATAATGTTGATGGTTTTTATGATAAATTATTTGAATTGATTAATAATATGTGTGAATGTGAATTTTTAAAGCCTGAATACTCTAATATGCTTATAAAAACAGATAATAAAGAGGAATTATTGGAAGCTATTAAAAATTATAAAGCTCCTTTAAATAAGTGGTAA
- a CDS encoding protein tyrosine phosphatase family protein — MDTILNYIKINDKISTSGQPTLEELKIIADNDFKVVINLALSNSSLALENEDKIVSQLGMTYIHIPVDFENPEIDNLKIFLAILNSFTNIKVWVHCAKNYRVTAFMYVFHKYFLKTPFENINLSMFDIWTPSKKWQELMKISLEELQNS; from the coding sequence ATGGATACTATTTTAAACTATATTAAAATTAATGATAAAATATCTACTTCTGGACAACCTACACTTGAAGAGTTAAAAATAATTGCAGATAATGATTTTAAAGTAGTAATAAACCTAGCCTTATCAAACTCCTCATTGGCTTTGGAAAATGAAGATAAAATTGTAAGTCAATTAGGAATGACATATATTCATATTCCTGTTGATTTTGAAAATCCTGAAATTGATAACTTAAAGATTTTTTTAGCAATTTTAAATAGTTTTACAAATATAAAAGTTTGGGTTCACTGTGCTAAAAATTATAGAGTAACTGCTTTTATGTATGTTTTTCATAAATACTTTTTAAAAACTCCTTTTGAAAATATTAACCTTTCAATGTTTGATATATGGACTCCAAGTAAGAAATGGCAGGAGTTAATGAAAATATCATTGGAAGAGTTGCAAAATAGCTAA
- the rpsK gene encoding 30S ribosomal protein S11 yields MAKRKVTRKKIVKKNIADGIVHIAATFNNTMVTVTDNAGNAIAWSSAGNLGFKGSKKSTPFAAQQAVEDAMTKAMEHGIKNVGIKIQGPGSGRDTAVKSVGAMDGIRVTWLKDVTPLPHNGCRPPKRRRV; encoded by the coding sequence ATGGCAAAAAGAAAAGTAACTAGAAAAAAAATAGTAAAAAAGAATATTGCTGACGGAATCGTACACATTGCAGCAACATTCAACAATACAATGGTAACAGTAACTGACAATGCTGGTAATGCAATTGCATGGTCAAGTGCTGGAAACTTAGGTTTCAAAGGTAGTAAAAAATCTACTCCATTCGCTGCTCAACAAGCAGTAGAAGATGCAATGACAAAAGCTATGGAACACGGAATTAAAAATGTTGGTATCAAAATCCAAGGACCAGGTTCAGGTAGAGATACAGCAGTTAAATCAGTTGGTGCTATGGATGGTATCAGAGTTACATGGTTAAAGGATGTTACACCACTACCACACAATGGTTGTAGACCTCCTAAGAGAAGAAGAGTGTAA
- the rplQ gene encoding 50S ribosomal protein L17, translating into MRHKHGYRKLNRTSSHRKALLKNLAIALIEREKIETTVPKAKELKRYIEKLVTVSRNADFNTHRQVFAALQDKEATKKLINEIAPNYVGRNGGYTSIIKTRIRRGDATPMAFISFVK; encoded by the coding sequence ATGAGACATAAGCACGGATATAGAAAGCTAAATAGAACTTCTTCTCATAGAAAAGCATTGTTAAAAAACTTAGCAATCGCTTTAATTGAAAGAGAAAAAATTGAAACAACAGTTCCAAAAGCTAAAGAATTAAAAAGATATATTGAAAAATTAGTAACTGTATCAAGAAATGCTGATTTTAATACTCACAGACAAGTATTTGCAGCTTTACAAGATAAAGAAGCTACTAAAAAATTAATCAATGAAATTGCACCAAACTACGTAGGTAGAAATGGTGGATATACTTCTATTATCAAAACAAGAATTAGAAGAGGTGATGCTACACCTATGGCATTTATCTCTTTTGTTAAATAA
- the rpsM gene encoding 30S ribosomal protein S13, translating to MARIAGVDLPNKKRMEYALTYIYGIGLHNSRLILDAVGIDYNKRAFELTEDEAAAIRKEIQENYMVEGDLRKKVAMDIKALMDLGSYRGLRHRKGLPCRGQKTKTNARTRKGKKRTVGAATK from the coding sequence ATGGCTAGAATTGCAGGTGTTGATTTACCAAATAAAAAAAGAATGGAGTATGCATTAACATACATTTATGGTATTGGTTTACATAACTCTAGATTAATCTTAGATGCGGTTGGGATTGATTACAATAAAAGAGCTTTTGAATTAACAGAAGACGAAGCAGCAGCTATTAGAAAAGAAATCCAAGAAAACTACATGGTAGAAGGGGATTTAAGAAAAAAAGTTGCTATGGATATTAAAGCTTTAATGGATTTAGGTTCATACAGAGGTTTAAGACATAGAAAAGGTTTACCTTGTAGAGGGCAAAAGACTAAAACTAATGCTAGAACTAGAAAAGGTAAAAAGAGAACTGTTGGTGCAGCAACTAAGTAA